DNA sequence from the Lycium barbarum isolate Lr01 chromosome 5, ASM1917538v2, whole genome shotgun sequence genome:
CTTTTGCAGTATGGGTATATGATGCAGGGCTCCCTTTTAATTGTGTAAATCACAAAAGTTTTGATAAATACATTGAGGCCATAGGACTATGGCCCAGGAATGAAACCTCCTACCTATCACGAAATTAGAGTTACTCATCTAAAAAAAGAGGTCGAGAAGATAGATGAGATTATTGAGgaacataaattgaaatggacaGAGTTTGGGTGTTCAATTATGATGGACAAGTGGACAGCACGAAATGGAAAAATGATCATCAATATTTTGGTCAATTCTCCATTAGGTAGTGTGTTTCTTGGGTCAGTCGATGCTAGTGATGAATCTACAAATTCCACCAAGATGTTCAACTTGTTTGAGAAGACTATTAAGCAAATTGGACCGGAAAAAGTTATACAAGTTGTTACCGATAATGCTAGCGAGAATGTTAAAGCCGGTGACATGATAATGGGTGTGTACCCGCACATTTATTGGACTCCATGTGCTGCACATTGTATCAATTTGATGTTTGGTGACATCTTCAAAATAAACCCGTATGCTTCAGGTGGAAAAAAATAGCTCTAACTTTCTTTATAGCTTATACTATATGCTTATTACTTATTACTTAGCTTACTTAGCTACTAAAATATTCCTTTTACAGTTTTTCAGAAGGCCATTAAGATACATTCTTACATAGCAATGAGGCCATTGTTGTTGAACATGATGAGAAGATATACAAACCAAAGAAATTTGGTGAAACCGGCTAAGACAAGATTTGCAACGGCCTTCTTAACTTTGCAATCTTTTTACATGCAAAAGAAAAACTTGAGAACTATGATCCTCTCAACCGAATGGACAGAAAGTAGATTTGCAAAGGAACTTTTGGGAAAAGAAGTTGTCAGACATCTTACTTCAACATCTTTTTGGAATGATGTTGTTGGGGCACTTAAAGTTGGTTCTCCTTTGATAGTAGCGCTTCGCTTGGTGGATAGAGACAATGGGCTATATTTATGAAGCAATGGATAGAGCCAAAGAAGCTATTGAAAAGGGTTTTCATGGTGATCAGAAGCAATATGAGAAAGTTTTCGAAATCATTGATCGGCGGTGGACGGACCAACTTCATAGACCTTTGCATGCAGCAGGCCATGTTTTGAACCCGGGAATGTTTTACACTAATTATGAAAATAAGACTTTATCAACAGAAGTGTGGGAAGGTTACCTTGAATGTGTTGGTAAGATGGTCCCTAATGGAACACAAGATGCTCTCATCAAAGAGCTTCATATGTATAAACATGCATTGGGGACTTTTGGTATGCCTCAGGCTATAAGAAACAGAGACAAAACATCCCCTTGTAAGTGACTAAGTGGGTTGATTTAGTTATTTTTATAGCTTTACTTAAGTTATTTGACTTATTTATAATTATtaaacctttaatttttttttatagctGAATGGTGGTCGGTATTTGGTAATCATACCCCAAACTTGCAACAGCTTGCCATAAGAGTATTAAGTTTAACTTGTAGCGCATCCGGATGCGAGAGAAATTGGAGCGTGTTTGAACATGTGAGAAGAAGATTTATTATATTCTAATTTCTATATACATTATTATTAGTATCTACTAATTAGTTTCTACAACTTATGCGCAGATTCATACCAAAAAGAGGAATAGGCTTGAACTATTGCGTCTCAACAATCTAGTGTACATTAAGTACAATAGAACATTAAGGCGTCGTTATGATGTTGGCGATACCGTTGATCCAATTCTGTTGGATAATATTGACGAAGCAAATGAATGGTTAATTGGATGCCCCCAAAATGAAGAAGAGGAACTAGTATATGAGGGATGTGATCTTGATTGGGGTACTGTTTCTAGGGCGTCTGGAGTTGAGGAGAATATCTATGGTCTTAGGGGCGGTTCTTCAAGTTCAAGGAGTAGCTACTACTGCTACAAGCTCACTTCGGTCTCGGTGCTTAATTGATGAAAACTCCGAGTCCGAGACCGAGCCCGAGCCCGAGGAGGAAGAAGATGAGGAGCAATATAATGTTGAGAATCTTGGATATCAAGAATTTGGAAATCTTGAAGATCTTGAATTTGAATAGACTTTTAGtattgcactattgctttaatttTAGTGTTGCTTGTCTTGTCACTTATGAATTATTGAGTCATTGACTCATTCAAGTTCTAGACTTTTAGTATCTACTATCTACCTTTAATTtttgaattgaaatatttgctaatatgttattgctagtgagattttgattatttacatatgcaattaaatattttaattttttggtatttattggCGCCGCACTTCAAAAAGGCGAGCGCCTCGCCGCGCGCCGCGCCTTAAGGCGAGGCAGGCCCTTGTCGCCTTTTGTCGCCGCGCGCCGTCCAAAACACTGTCAATGACTCAATAATTCATAAGTGACAAGACAAGCAACACTAaaattaaagcaatagtgcaataCTAAAAGTCTATTCAAATTCAAGATCTTCAAGATTTCCAAATTCTTGATATCTAAGATTCTCAACATTATATTGCTCCTCATCTTCTTCCTCCTCGGGCTCGGGCTCGGTCTTGGTCTCGGACTCGGAGTTTTCATCAATTAAGCACCGAGACCGACTTGAGCTTCTAGCAGTAGTAGCTACTCCTTTGCCCTTGTTATGTGACCTTGAACTTGAAGAACCGCCCCTAAGACCATAGATATTCTCCTCAACTCCAGACGCCCTAGAAACAGTACCCCAATCAAGATCACATCCCTCATATACTAGTTCCTCTTCTTCATTTTGGGGGCATCCAATTAACCATTCATTTGCTTCATCAATATTATCCAACGTAATTGGATCAACGGTATCACCAACATCATAACGACGCCTCAATGTTCTATTGTACTTAATGTACACTAGATTGTTGAGACGCGATAGTTCAAGCCTATTTCTCTTTTTGGTATGAATCTGCACATAAGTTGTAGAAACTAATTAGTAGATACTAATAATAATGTATATAGAAATTAGAATATAATAAATCTTCTTCTCACATGTTCAAACACGCTCCAATTTCTCTCGCATCCGGATGCGCTACAAGTTAAACTTAATACTCTTATGGCAAGCTGTTGCAAGTTTGGAGTATGATTACCAAATACCGACCACCATTCagctataaaaaaaattaaaggtttaATAATTATAAATAAGTCAAATAACTTAAGTAAAGCTATAAAAATAACTAAATCAACCCACTTACAAGGGGATGTTTTGTCTCTGTTTCTTATAGCCTGAGGCTTACCAAAAGTCCCCAATGCATGTTTATACCCAATGCATGTTTATACGTATGAAGCTCTTTGACTAGAGCATCTTGTGTTGCATTAGGGATCATCTTAGCAACACAATCAAGGTAACCTTCCCACACTTCTGTTGATAAAGTCTTATTTTGATAATTAGTGTAAAACATTCCCGGGTTCAAAACATGGCCTGCAGCAAAGGTCTATGAAGTTGGTCCGTCCACCGCCGATCAATGATTTCGAAAACTTTCTCATATTGCTTCCGATCACCATGAAAACCCTTTTCAATAGCTTCTTTGGCTCTATCCATTGCTTCATAAATATAGCCCATTGTCTCTATCCACCAAGCGAAGCGCTACTATCAAAGGAGAACCAACTTTAAGTGCCCCAACAACATCATTCCAAAAAGATGTTGAAGTAAGATGTCTGACAACTTCTTTTCCCAAAAGTTCCTTTGCAAATCTACTTTCTGTCCATTCGGTTGAGAAGATCATAGTTCTCAAGTTTTTCTTTTGCATGTAAAAAGATTGCAAAGTTAAGAAGGCCGTTGCAAATCTTGTCTTAGCCGGTTTCACCAAATTTCTTTGGTTTGTATATCTTCTCATCATGTTCAACAACAATGGCCTCATTGCTATGTAAGAATGTATCTTAATGGCCTTCTGAAAAACTGTAAAAGGAATATTTTAGTAGCTAAGTAATAAGCATATAGTATAAGCTATAAAGAAAGTTAGAGCTATTTTTTTCACCTGAAGCATATGGGTTTATTTTGAAGATGTCACCAAACATCAAATTGATACAATGGGCAGCACATGGAGTCCAATAAATGTGCGGGTACACACCCATCATCATGTCACCGGCTTTAACATTCTCGCTAGCATTATCGGTAACAACTTGTATAACATTTTCCGGTCCAATTTGCTTAATAGTCTTCTCAAACAAGTTGAACATCTTGGTGGAATTCGTAGATTCATCACTAGCATCGACTGACCCAAGAAACACACTACCTAATGGAGAATTGACCAAAATATTGATGATCATTTTTCCATTTCGTGCTGTCGACTTGTCCATCATAATTGAACACCCAAACTCtgtccatttcaatttatgttcCTCAATAATCTCATCTATCTTCTCCACCTCTTTTTTAGATGAGTAACTCTAATTTCGTGATAGGTAGGAGGTTTCATTCCTACGCCATAATGTCCTATGGCCTCAATGTATTTATCAAAACTTTTGTGATTTACACAATTAAAAGGGAGCCCTGCATCATATACCCATACTGCAAAAGCACTTACAGCGCGATCTCTTAGCAACTTCTTGGATGCATCAGACGCTGCCGTGCTACTGCTTCCCTTCCCCTTTGATGTTTACGGGTAATAAAGATTCATGGGACCTTTCACATTGGCAGTCCGTGCCGTGGATGATGCATTGGATGacattttttgagtttttgaggGAGGAGGCATcatttcatcatcttcatcagagAGATTAGCCAAGGATGCTTGGTGCAACATTTGAGTTTTTAACAACTGTTTACTTTCAACATACTTTTTTACTTCTTCCCTAATTTCAGGCGGACAAATTGTACATTTTTGTAACCACCAATCAAATGTTGTTTGTGTCGAGTAATTCCGCCATTGAAAGTGCCTCGACAAAAGATACATGTGACTGAATCTTTTGTTGGGCCTTTGGTACCATAATTCCAACCTATGTCTTTTTTGCTAGCGTCCGACGATTCCATTGAATTTGAACCTACTGTTTATAACTGTATAACAAAATTTAAACAATTATTGAACAGAAAAAATAGGAGCAAAACAACCACTGCCTCACTGGTccaaacagagaaaaaaaaaaacagaggagaaaaaaacagaaaaagaagaagagaatagaagaaggaaaaaaaaaaccagaGGTGGCCGGAAATAGGGCAGTTGTCGccggaagaaaaagaagaagaagcagaagtcGAAAATACaggaggaagaaagaagaagaactgaAGGAGGAGAAAGAGACGTACCTGAAACCTTGAAGGAGGAGAGGAGGCAAAAAAAACCCTAGCTGCTATTTTTATTTAAGTCCTCCACttcttttaattgtttttttttttttaaaaaggtctgCTCGCCTCGCCATAACTGGGCGCCTCGCCTTTTGAAGGTCTGCTCGCCATGGCCATAAAAGGCGCTGCAGCCTTGCCTCGCCACGCCTCTCGCCAAAGGCGAGATGGCGCTCGCCTTTAACAACACTGCTTCACAATAAAAGTCTTTTACAGAAGTGGCTTTGGAGATTTAACATAGAGGACAGGGCTCTCTGGAAAATGCTCATAGTTCAAAAGTATGGGATGATGAATCAGTGGATTACCCAGGAGGTTGATAGTCCCTATGGTAGTAGTGTCTGGAAAACTATTAGGAATCAATGGCAAGAGTTCTGGGGCAAGGTGGAGATCTCTGTTGGTGATGGAAGAAAGACTGTTTTCTGGGAAGATCATTGGATTGGCCAGAATAGTTTAAAGGTCACTTATCCTGTTCTGTACTCAATATGTCTTCAAGGTAATGCTACAATTATTGAAATGTGGAACCACCAAGGGTGGAATCTGAATTTTAAGAGAGCACTTAATGATTGGGAAATTGAGAGTGTTGCTACAATGATACAGCTGCTGGAAACTTTTAGTGGTATAACTGAGAGATCAGACAGTCTTAGATGGAAATTGAATAGCAAGGGCCTCTTCTCAGTTAAATCTGTCTATTGGCATCTGAACCAAAGAAGTCAAATTAATGTGAACTGGCCATGGAAGGAGATTTGGAGAGTTAAAATTCCTATGAAGGTTTCTTGTTTTGTCTGGCTGGTGATTAGGAAAGCCTGTTTAACACATGAGAGGCTACAAAGAAGAGGTTTCCAGATTTGTTCAAGATGTCTATTATGTGGGCAGGAAGGTGAAAACAATGAGCATCTTTTTTTGCATTGCAAGACAACTACAAATCTGTGGCACATGTTCTGTTGTATTTTGGGTGTTGAATAGGTAATGCCTAGTTCTACATTGGGACTTCTAAGCAGTTGGAAAAGTGTGGGGAAAAGAAATAGTGATGAAGATTGGTGGCAGGTCATCCCTGCTTGTATATGGTGGGTAGTCTGGAAAGAAAGGAATTCAAGACATTTTGAGGATACTAGCAGTTCCATTCAGAAAATCAGGATGGATTGTCTTAGTTTGTtatttttttggtgtaaacagaatTTGTGGGGGGATATAGGAGAATTGGTAGAGTTAATTGGCAATGTATAAGTTTTAGCTTTTGAATAGGGGCACTGACTTTTGCTGTAAGTATGATTCTGTAAAGTTCTTAACATTTTTTAGGTGTTAAGTTATGGTTAATACAAATGGTTACCTTTgactcgaaaaaaaaaaaaaatctaagcagATAGCTCTAAATAATTGACAAATTTATCTTGTATTAATCATTCAATCAATCAACCGTGTATCTGTGACAAAATAGTTTGGATCGGCTAGATGTAGTATAGTTTGTTAGTGTTACCAAAAGAGGAAAGTAAAAGAAAGCTGTGGTTGGTATGGGCTTCAAGCACTAAGCGCAAATGAAGCACGAGGTTTAATGAATAAAGGAGCAAATGAAGAAAATTAGTAACTATAATTTTTTTCTAGAAGATAATAATTCTACATGTATTTGAGAATAATTACTATGAGCACAAACAACAATTTTATGGATAAAAGGAATATAAAAAACTACTAGTAAATGAAATAAGTTATTTGTTTAGTGCTCTCTTTAAGATAAGAGTCCATAGGTGATGAGAAGTGCTACCTAAATTAGGTAAATTGCTCAACCTGTTTTGCACCTAGCTTCAAGTTGAAGTGTCCGTCAAGGGAGGCTTTGGCTACATTGGTATCCATTCAaggaaaagatgactaattatggCAGTTGGTTATTGTTAAGCCATTAAGGATATGTTTTTGGAGCCACCGGTGGATTACAGTTTTATTATGATTGTGTGTAATCCTCTGAGTGGTCAAAACGAACCATTACTGGGTCAGAGCCTCAGAGGGTTGCATTGCGTTGTTGACAGTATGGTCAGAAGCTGCTGGTGTACCAGCTGGTACGTCTAGTTCAATATAGGAGCACCAAAGAAGATCAATTGCATATTGTCTGTATTTTTTGTTAGTCACTGGCAGTTAGTGGTTACCTGTTTACAGAAATAATAGCTCTGGCCTCTGGGTGGGACTCAAGTTCATCTGATAGAAACAACTAGATCTAAAGATGATGAGTGATGGCTTAATAGATGATGTATCTTAGACCTTCCACTTGATTGaatgatatgtgtatatgtgtaatTTCACCAACAGAGTTGCATCTGATACTTCTTTTGCAAATACATTTATTTGTATTGAAGTATCTGACTACCATGCTATTAATTTGTCATCCTTTGCATTAGAATGCTTAAATGACTAATGTAGTCTATTTTCATCTTTGTGGTCGTGAAAGAAAGAAACATCTTGCTAAGTGATAACAGGCAGCTCCATGCCATGAGCTAAGGAGCTTCTATTTCCATTAAAGTTATGGCTTTCATTTTCTAATGCGCACTAAGATTGACAATTCCTTGAAATAAATTAGATAGTATTCAAACTTACCACTTATATATTGCTCAACAAATAATGCATCATATATTCATGATCTAGATATCTTGCTATGGTCTTCTTCACTCCTTAATTCCTACTGAAATGAAATTTTACAAATGAGGAAACTTCGAAGGCTATATATCAAAAGTGCAGTAAATTAAAAGAGAGCATATATCTCCAATGGCCTTCACCACTCGTTAATTCCCAGTGAAATGAAATTTTACAACTGAGAAAAATTCGAAGGCTATATATCATAACTGCGGTAAATTAAACTAGCATGTGCGGTACTATTGGCATATTCTGCGAAGTTTGGGCAAATTCATAGTTTGAAATCCATGCTTTCTGTATTAGGTCCCTAGTGGTTTAGTGGCATAATTTCTTAGATTACAATAAAAAAAATCCTCTTGTATAGATGAAAACAATTTTGATATTATTAGCTATGTGTTCTGTACAACTGTATACCTCCCTTTGATTGTTAACATTTTCCGTTTTGAGTTTGTCTTCATATTCTCCtttaaattgtcacgacccaagcccaTGGCATATATTGTCCAACATGCCTCATGGACTTGTCCCTCGGACTATGCTATTATCGAGCCCAATATCGCACGTATCATGTGAACTTGTGCTATGTCGTATAAAACTGTTCACTTTCCTCTCCCATTTTGATACGGGATTCGCCTGAGGTGCCATGTGCACCCCTTCACCTTAGGCGAATCCACATCAGAATGGGAGA
Encoded proteins:
- the LOC132639973 gene encoding uncharacterized protein LOC132639973 — protein: MMDKSTARNGKMIINILVNSPLGSVFLGSVDASDESTNSTKMFNLFEKTIKQIGPENVIQVVTDNASENVKAGDMMMGVYPHIYWTPCAAHCINLMFGDIFKINPYASVFQKAIKIHSYIAMRPLLLNMMRRYTNQRNLVKPAKTRFATAFLTLQSFYMQKKNLRTMIFSTEWTESRFAKELLGKEVVRHLTSTSFWNDVVGALKVGSPLIVALRLVDRDNGLYL